The following proteins come from a genomic window of Candidatus Palauibacter polyketidifaciens:
- the trpS gene encoding tryptophan--tRNA ligase produces MTDRAPPGPRKRVFSGIQPTGHAHLGNYLGVFRRWAAMVDEYECYYCIVDLHAITREYEREDLLRRVFDLTVSLVASGIDPERCTLFAQSHVPYHSELQWLFNTVTPVGDLGRMTQFKEKSQGRESVNAGLLNYPVLQAADILLYRAHFVPVGEDQRQHLELSREVARRWNARFGDVFPEPETLVGTGARVRGLDGVAKMSKSKDNTVRMVAEPDELWARLRTAVTDPARVRKDDPGNPHVCNVFALHEFFTDPAEREEIEILCQTAGIGCVACKRQLADNVAEELAPVRERAAELRAHPERVIEILAAGAERARAEAARTMEVVRERMGVGPRTLDADLPRLAAAATAAAATAGDGG; encoded by the coding sequence ATGACCGACCGGGCCCCGCCGGGGCCGCGCAAGCGCGTGTTCAGCGGGATCCAGCCGACGGGGCACGCGCATCTCGGGAACTATCTCGGGGTGTTCCGGCGCTGGGCGGCGATGGTCGACGAGTACGAGTGCTACTACTGCATCGTCGACCTGCACGCGATCACGCGCGAGTACGAGCGCGAGGATCTGCTGCGGCGCGTGTTCGATCTCACGGTGTCGCTCGTGGCCTCGGGGATCGACCCGGAACGCTGCACGCTCTTCGCGCAGTCGCACGTCCCCTATCACAGCGAACTCCAGTGGCTGTTCAACACGGTCACGCCAGTGGGCGATCTGGGGCGGATGACGCAGTTCAAGGAGAAGTCCCAGGGCCGGGAGTCGGTGAATGCGGGTCTCCTCAACTACCCGGTGCTGCAGGCGGCCGACATCCTCCTCTACCGGGCGCACTTCGTGCCGGTGGGCGAGGACCAGCGCCAGCACCTCGAGCTGTCGCGGGAGGTCGCGCGGCGCTGGAACGCGCGCTTCGGCGACGTCTTCCCGGAGCCGGAGACGCTGGTCGGGACGGGGGCTCGGGTTCGCGGGCTCGACGGCGTGGCGAAGATGTCGAAGTCGAAGGACAACACGGTGCGCATGGTGGCCGAGCCGGACGAACTGTGGGCGCGGCTGCGCACCGCGGTCACGGACCCGGCGCGGGTGCGGAAGGACGATCCAGGGAATCCACACGTGTGCAACGTCTTCGCCCTGCACGAGTTCTTCACCGATCCGGCGGAGCGGGAGGAGATCGAGATCCTCTGCCAGACGGCGGGGATCGGCTGCGTCGCCTGCAAGCGGCAGCTCGCGGACAACGTGGCCGAGGAACTCGCGCCGGTGCGCGAACGCGCGGCGGAGTTGCGCGCGCACCCGGAGCGTGTGATCGAGATCCTGGCGGCGGGGGCGGAGCGCGCCCGGGCCGAGGCCGCCCGCACCATGGAGGTCGTGCGCGAGCGCATGGGCGTCGGCCCCCGCACGCTGGACGCCGATCTGCCCCGCCTCGCCGCGGCCGCCACCGCCGCGGCCGCCACCGCGGGCGACGGCGGCTGA
- a CDS encoding DUF1611 domain-containing protein: protein MSPGPGRKRLSSSRLAILAEGAFGVETAKTASSAVRYQPERVGAVIDSRFAGSTVGETLGFGGDIPIVATFAEALAAEPRPEALLVGIAPQGGQLPEAWRAVLVAALEEGLDIISGLHFFLCNDPELAALADRHGCTLFDLRKPPPDLPVGAGRAMATDAFRVLTVGTDCNTGKMTVSLELQRALRARGVRAGFAATGQTGILIAGTGIAVDAVVSDFISGAAERLTLEAARGEDGEGVDIVLVEGQGSLMHPGYSGVTHGLLHGTLPHAMILTWMPSRPRIYGGNHSWVVLPELDEVIRRYEDALAWACPDVPGRVIGVSLATYDIPEDDARAAVRHARDVTGLPATDPIRFGTDPLVEAILQAHGTHREAAAPA from the coding sequence ATGAGCCCGGGCCCGGGGCGGAAGCGGCTTTCCTCCTCTCGGCTCGCGATCCTCGCGGAGGGGGCCTTCGGGGTCGAGACGGCGAAGACCGCCTCGTCCGCCGTGCGCTACCAGCCGGAGCGGGTGGGCGCCGTCATCGATTCCCGCTTCGCCGGCAGCACCGTGGGGGAGACGCTGGGCTTCGGCGGCGACATCCCCATCGTCGCGACCTTCGCCGAGGCGCTCGCGGCCGAACCCCGCCCTGAGGCCCTTCTCGTGGGGATCGCGCCCCAGGGAGGGCAGCTCCCCGAGGCGTGGCGGGCCGTGCTCGTGGCCGCGCTCGAGGAAGGGCTCGACATCATCAGCGGCCTTCACTTCTTCCTCTGCAACGATCCCGAGCTGGCGGCGCTGGCGGACCGGCACGGCTGCACGCTGTTCGACCTCCGCAAACCGCCCCCGGATCTGCCGGTGGGCGCGGGCCGGGCCATGGCGACGGACGCGTTCCGGGTGCTCACCGTCGGCACCGACTGCAACACGGGCAAGATGACGGTCTCGCTCGAGTTGCAGCGCGCCCTGCGGGCCCGGGGCGTGCGCGCCGGCTTCGCGGCCACGGGACAGACGGGGATCCTCATCGCCGGCACGGGCATCGCCGTGGACGCGGTGGTGTCGGACTTCATCTCCGGCGCCGCCGAGCGCCTCACGCTCGAGGCGGCCCGCGGCGAGGACGGCGAGGGCGTCGACATCGTCCTCGTCGAAGGCCAGGGCTCGCTCATGCACCCCGGTTACTCCGGCGTCACGCACGGCCTCCTGCACGGCACGCTGCCGCACGCGATGATCCTCACCTGGATGCCGAGCCGCCCCCGCATCTACGGCGGCAACCACAGTTGGGTCGTGCTCCCGGAACTGGACGAAGTGATCCGCCGCTACGAGGACGCGCTGGCGTGGGCCTGTCCCGACGTCCCCGGCCGCGTGATCGGCGTCTCCCTCGCCACGTACGACATCCCCGAAGACGACGCCCGCGCCGCCGTCCGCCACGCCCGCGACGTCACCGGCCTCCCCGCCACCGACCCCATCCGCTTCGGCACCGATCCCCTGGTCGAAGCCATCCTCCAAGCCCACGGAACCCACCGGGAGGCCGCAGCCCCCGCCTGA
- a CDS encoding PspA/IM30 family protein, whose translation MGVLDRLSRLIRSNLNDLIARAENPEKMLTTIIEDMRRQLAQAKQEVAVAIADERKLRAQFEESRSTAQEWERRARLAIREGRDDLARQALVRGQEHAEHARELEAQWQNHRAETEKLKDSLRQLNAKIEEAKRKKNLLIAKQKRAEAQKRIHDTMQGLHDKSAFRAFDQMTERIEQAERQALASAEVTEELTGDTLLSEFKALEAGGDAAVEDKLLEMKASMGLLSSGEPEDVKALGSGEDAGSEADSGSGAAEAGDADDVEEIPEAELLELLGESGETERAESE comes from the coding sequence ATGGGTGTCCTGGACCGTCTTTCCCGGCTGATTCGATCGAATCTCAACGACCTCATCGCTCGGGCTGAAAATCCCGAGAAGATGCTCACCACGATTATCGAGGACATGCGCCGCCAGCTCGCCCAGGCGAAGCAGGAGGTGGCGGTCGCGATCGCCGACGAACGCAAGCTGCGGGCGCAGTTCGAGGAGTCGCGCTCCACGGCGCAGGAGTGGGAGCGGCGGGCGCGGCTGGCGATCCGCGAGGGCCGCGATGACCTCGCGCGCCAGGCGCTCGTGCGCGGGCAGGAGCACGCCGAGCACGCGCGCGAGCTGGAGGCGCAGTGGCAGAACCACCGTGCCGAAACGGAGAAGCTCAAGGACTCGCTGCGCCAGCTGAACGCGAAGATCGAGGAGGCGAAGCGCAAGAAGAACCTCCTCATCGCGAAGCAGAAGCGCGCGGAGGCCCAGAAGCGCATCCACGACACGATGCAGGGGCTTCACGACAAGAGCGCCTTCCGCGCCTTCGATCAGATGACCGAGAGGATCGAACAGGCGGAGCGCCAGGCGCTCGCGAGCGCGGAGGTCACCGAAGAACTCACCGGCGACACGCTCCTCAGCGAGTTCAAGGCGCTGGAGGCGGGGGGCGACGCAGCGGTGGAGGACAAGCTGCTGGAGATGAAGGCCTCCATGGGTCTCCTCTCCTCCGGCGAGCCCGAGGACGTGAAGGCGCTCGGCTCCGGCGAGGACGCCGGGTCGGAGGCGGATTCCGGGTCGGGGGCGGCTGAAGCCGGCGACGCGGATGACGTGGAGGAGATCCCCGAGGCGGAACTCCTCGAGCTGCTGGGCGAGTCCGGCGAGACGGAGCGGGCCGAGAGCGAATGA
- a CDS encoding CesT family type III secretion system chaperone, with protein MLNREDIESFLIRTEADYQELDEGLWIVHPDGASAERQPRILVNYQPPVLVCRADIRDLPIDDEDQLALYRRLLELNAVDLIHGAYGLEDGEVILSDTLELENLDFSEFRATLESLTLALTSHWDSLTADISTD; from the coding sequence ATGCTGAACAGAGAGGACATAGAGAGCTTCCTCATCCGCACCGAAGCGGACTACCAGGAACTCGACGAGGGACTGTGGATCGTCCACCCCGACGGGGCGAGCGCCGAGCGGCAGCCGAGGATCCTGGTGAACTACCAGCCGCCCGTGCTCGTGTGCCGGGCGGACATCCGCGACCTCCCGATCGATGATGAGGACCAGCTTGCGCTCTACCGGAGGCTCCTGGAGTTGAACGCGGTGGATCTCATCCACGGGGCCTACGGCCTCGAGGACGGGGAGGTCATCCTGAGCGACACGCTGGAACTGGAGAACCTCGACTTCTCCGAGTTCCGCGCCACGCTCGAGAGCCTCACGCTCGCGCTGACCTCCCATTGGGACAGCCTCACCGCCGACATATCTACCGACTGA
- a CDS encoding addiction module antidote protein, translated as MSGETYTPWDSAEFLDDDEARIEYLKAALAENDPEFFAKAVGNVARAMGMTTVARGAQLGRPSLYKSLSGERDPRLGTVMRVLDALGVRLTVAPGSV; from the coding sequence GTGAGCGGCGAAACCTACACCCCTTGGGACAGCGCTGAGTTTCTCGATGATGACGAAGCGCGCATCGAATACCTGAAGGCCGCGCTGGCGGAGAACGATCCGGAGTTCTTCGCGAAGGCGGTCGGCAACGTCGCCCGTGCTATGGGCATGACGACGGTCGCCCGGGGGGCGCAACTGGGCCGTCCGAGCCTGTACAAGTCGCTATCCGGCGAGCGTGACCCGCGACTCGGTACGGTGATGAGGGTTCTTGACGCGCTGGGGGTTCGCCTCACTGTCGCGCCCGGATCGGTCTGA